The Anaerobaca lacustris DNA window TCAGGGGGGCCTTCTCTTCAGCGATCGCCTGGACGATCCCCTGCGTGATCTCCATGTTGTTGACGTTGAAGGCGCCGATGGCATAGCCATTCTTGTAAGCCATCTCGAACATCTTTTTGGTGTTGACTAACGGCATAGTCTGCTCCTTACAAAGTGTCTAAAAGAACGAGTCAGAGCCGCCCGAATCGCGCGTTCGACGATCCTGAGGGCAACCCATGAGACCCCAACCCCATTGAATCGCTCGGACTTGACGCAGGCCCGGGCTCTAATAGGTCTCCGAAACCCCCAGATCCGTGTACCGGCGCAGGCCAAAAGCCAGCTCCGGCACCCCCTGAGGCCAGAGACTCACCACGAAGCTCTGTTCGTCGAGCGACTCATCGGCACTGAGCGTCATCGCCAGATTCATCCGATGGTATCTACGAATCAACGTTATATCACTTCGGGTGCCCTCGCCATAGTCAAAATCATATTGCTGGGAGAAAACTGCGGTGTACCTTGGATCGATCACGTAGGTGGCGGCAAATGTGACCGCGTTGGAGCCCCTCTCCCTGCCGCTGACGACCCGCCGCAGATACCGGCTGCCAACGTAGTAGCTCAGGTTCGGCCAGCACAGACGTGAGAAACCCACGTTAATCTGGTCAAACACCCCGCTGCGCATGTCATAATGCATGTCCGCCAGGACGGACGTCGTGTCCGTGAGCCGCAATGCTGCATCGGTCCCGATGTAGTCGCGGCGAGGCCCGAACATCCCCGTGGCACGCCGGTCCCGTGGCAACAGCACGCTCCCGGAGGGGTTTGCCAGAGGGATGAACGGCTGGTTCCAGAGGATTTGATCCGGGCCGGCGCTCGCGTCGCCGGGGTCGCTGACCCATACGAAGTCGAGGTTCAGCTTCAACCAGTCAACCGTTCGCTGGCCGTCCGGTCCGACGGGGCCCCGCTTGGTCTGCCAACGTTGGTAGATGCCAAGGTCCAGGACATCCCGCTGCTCGACGGCCTTGTGGCTGTGCGTATACGCCACGGCCGTCAACTGAGGGCTGACCACATGCCGCAGTTGGTTGAGGTCCCAGAATCGCGACTGCACATCCGGATAAACCCGCCAAAACGACGGCGCCGACATCCTGATGCCGCCTTCCCCGATCCACACGGCATCCTGACGCTCCGCGGGAGAGTCGTCCAGGGCCGACTGAAACCCGCCCCCGTCTTCGTAGCCGAACGTACCGGCCACAAACGGCACGATCCTGACCCGGCCCACGGCCAACGGCATGTCCACCTCGTTGCGGGTCATCGTGTACATGAAGAACTCCTCCGAACCTCTCGAAGGGGCCTCTTCATTGTAGCGATAGCGATACCGGCTGATCTGGTTGTTGCTGTAGAATGTCAGGCGGTCCTGGAGGAACGACTGGCCGGTCCAATGGAACTGCGCGCTCGGCATCTCCTCGACCTTGTCGAGGAAATCATTGATCCGAGCCTTTCCCAGCAAAGACAGGCCCCAGTTGTCTTCGATCCGCTTGAGGTGCAGCAGGGTCTCCTGTTCCTTTCCGACGTTGAACTCGCTGCGATAATACTGCTGGAGAAAATTCTCATCGGACAGATAGCTGGCCTCAGCCGTCAGTTGCCATCCAAAAGGCAGGAAGTGGCGATGCTGGAACTTCAGCCGCCCACGGACATCCTCGGAGAATTCCACGTTCTTCTGGGACCGGCTGAGCCGATCGGTTCCGTCGTCGGCAATCATATAGCCCAGCAGGCGACCGAAATAGGCCTGTCGCTCGTACTCGATGTCGATGCCGCCCCCGACGCCGCGTTTGCCGTAATAATCCAGCGACAGCGTGCTATCGGTCCCCTCCGGCTCGCGAAGCCCGAGGATGCGACTGAGGAACCACTGCGTCTCGACAGACGTTCCATACGTCCTGCTGTGGCCAACCTTCGCTGATCTGAGGGGGACGTCGGGCCTTTGGAGGTTCGGCCGGAGCGACGGCAAACCGAAGATCGTGGTGTCATAGTACTTGAACCGGACGCCGTCCATCTGGGCGTCGAAACCGGCATCGACGGCAGCGCTATCGGCCCGTTCATCGTCTGCCACCATATCGGTGATATGCACCTTCTCAGCCGTCACCGACAACTGGGGCGTGTGGAATTCGCTTGTTGTCACGGTGACGCCGTGCGCCTCGAATTCGTTCGCGGCCACTTGTCTCAGTCGGTCGGCGCGGACGTAGATGGGGATGTTCCGCAGGGGATCGAACGTTCGCATCATCGCATCATCGATCAGCCCGCGCTGCCGACGAAGATCGTAATACAACTGGTTGGCGCGAATGGTCCGCTGGCCCTGCCGGATGTGAACGTCGCCGGAAACGTAGATTTCGCCGACCCCCTGCCGTTGCCCCGGCATCGGATCCGTTCCCACCCGATTCGCATCGGTCGGATAGCGCCACAGGACGAGGTTGTCGGCCTCCAGCTCGTAGACCGTCGAGCCGGTCTTCTGTGCGTCCTGCTGTTGCCACCACGCATAAAGCCGCCCCATGATGGTCGTTACCTCTACATCGGCCTCCCTCGTGATCTCGATGGTCAGGGGAGCCTCAGTCAGCGGCGCCCAACTGAGCGTATGGCCGGCGGCAGGACCGGCGCGCCGAGGCCCCAGAAGCGATGCAGCGCCGCGCGACGGCGGCGATTCGGATTCCGATGGGCCGTCGAAGCTGCCGGAATCGAAGGCTTCGAGAGCCCGCCTGTACAGCAGCAGTCCCTCTGGACTGCCCGTCTCGGTTCGGTCGGCGGTGACGAAGATCTCGCCGTCGAGATCGAACCTCAGCACCGTCGCCTTGCCCTGTTCGACCGACGCCACCTCCAAGCCGGCCTTCCTCAGACCGGCCGCCTGTTCCTGCGACACCAGGCCGCTCAGATAGATGTAGACCTGATATCGGGTGGCCTCTGCGTCTTCGGCATCGGCGCCGACCACGTCAATCCGCAGCACGGCGCTCTGGGCAGCCAGTTGCAGACCCGCGACAGCCATGCTGAAACCATCGCGGCAAACCAACAGATGCTGTCCGGCCTCGCCTTTCTGACGCAGCAGGTCCCTGGTGGCGATGCGAAGGTCCTGAACGAGCCAACGCCGCGGCGCCAACGAACCGGCGCTGGACGACTCACCCGACGGGTCTTCCGGGCCGCCCGATGCCGACAAGGGCAGCATCCACAACAATGCACCTGCAATCAGTAGCTGATATCGCATCCCGCGATGGTCTCATAAACAACTTGGGCATCCTGCACGACTTAGGTTTGGACGAGATTATAGCCCCCCGCTCGGGCAAAGCCAGCAAAAACCCCACGCGGATCAGACGCCGCTTGATTCGATCGGGCCCTTGCGATAGAACGGACCCGCTGAAACGCAACCGACCGCACAAAAACGCCTTGGCACGGACGATGAACATGGCTCGACAGGACTACACCCCGCATCAGCAAAACATCATCTCGGGGTACTATAAGAACCTCGATACGATCATGCTCGCCAAGCTTCAGGAACTGGTCACCGAACTGTACCTGGCCGATACACAGGCCAAGCGCGACCGCCTCTGGAAGCGGGTCGAGCAGGCCATGACCAAATTGCACATCCCGGCGACGCTGGCCGGGCATATCATGGCGGCCAAGGACGTCGAAATCCTCGCCGCCAACCTTCAGGACTGGCTCAAGAAGAAAGGCACCGCCTCCGGCAGACCGTAGGACAGTCGGCCGCGGTCTCTGCAAGCAGACCTTCCCCTGAGGCCGCCGAACCTGTATACTGTAGAGGAGTCAGGCAAAGCGGATGGGCGCGTGGGGAGGAATCCGCAATCCGAGACGCATACGACGGAGAACGATATGACAGAAGAATACTCCCCGGCCGCCAAGGTCTACCCCACCGAGAACCTCGGCAAATACAGCATCCTGGACATGCTGCGGTACTTTGAGGAGCACGGCGCGATGCGGGTCTCCGACTTGCACATCAAGGTCAACGCGCCGCCGGCCTATCGCATCGACGGAAATCTCGTCAAGCTCAAGGGTCCCAACGTGACGCCCGAACTGGCCAAGCAGCTCATCTTCCCCCTGCTGCGGCAGCACAACGTCTCCAAGCTCCAGACCCAGCACAGCGTGGACTGCTCCTACCGGCTCGGCTCGCTTCAGTTCCGGATCAACGTCTTCCGCGAGAACGACGGGATCGCCGCCGCCATTCGGGCCCTGTCGCTCGATGTCCCGGCCGTCGAGGAGATCGGCTTTCCCAACGACGTCTGGCACGATATCATCAATCTCAAGCAGGGACTCGTCCTGTTGACCGGGATCACCGGCGCCGGCAAGTCCACCACGATCGCCTCTCTGATCGGACGCATCAGCGAGAAGAACGCCTATCGCATCTTCTCCGTCGAGGACCCGATCGAGTATATCTTCCAGCAGAAGTACTCGATCGTCTCGCAGCGCGAGGTCGGCCGCGACGTGCGGTCGTTTCAGGACGGCCTCAAAGAGATGATGCGCGAAGACCCCGACGTCATTTTCGTCGGCGAGATGCGCGACGCCGAAACCATCGCCATGACCCTGATGGCCGCCGAGACGGGACACCTGGTCTTCTCGACACTGCACACCCGCGACGTCACCGGATCGG harbors:
- a CDS encoding type IV pilus twitching motility protein PilT, producing MTEEYSPAAKVYPTENLGKYSILDMLRYFEEHGAMRVSDLHIKVNAPPAYRIDGNLVKLKGPNVTPELAKQLIFPLLRQHNVSKLQTQHSVDCSYRLGSLQFRINVFRENDGIAAAIRALSLDVPAVEEIGFPNDVWHDIINLKQGLVLLTGITGAGKSTTIASLIGRISEKNAYRIFSVEDPIEYIFQQKYSIVSQREVGRDVRSFQDGLKEMMREDPDVIFVGEMRDAETIAMTLMAAETGHLVFSTLHTRDVTGSVTRILDYFPEGRQSEVRNQLSLGLAYILCQKLVPRKNGQGRVVTMEILNNNYACANLIRTGKIEQLYSQLQTKTRDRQDEKMITMEKHLSMLVKDETIDLLEAQKWANDLKAFVDCMQRG